A region from the Cryptosporangium arvum DSM 44712 genome encodes:
- a CDS encoding sensor histidine kinase, which yields MKPRAAPLLVGPLAGLLAFVCGLPYWREHVPAALMTCLGCAGFAAAGGLLAGSADGRRRSGTLLVTGAFCVALAWVVTWNSGIWPLVSFLAQGSAYVLSGAAVLLYPGGRLTGRAERAWVVCAVVVLIGGQVVVGLVSRPEWNGLHPDVVWPNVASQRRVFDLTVEIVIVAQLLLVVWYLVVLVRRARRLSELERSAMLPLLLATGFFGVGAAVLTTGSDAWTELDALLSFYVVVNLLAMAVPLAVLSGALRERWREVDAPHRVVRMTSSTSSVGSVRDALAAALRDPRLRLLFWVPAERSYVDRWGRLVGVPRAAAGRWWAEVRVEEGQPLALVELDEGLRGRAGVVEAVLRAGSPALLTAQLQAVVTAQLELVLAAQARVEERGRAERCRLEADLREGAQRRLVGLVSRLEGLEGLPEPVGSVVVSCRSEVVGAIAELEALARGLHPSVLRAEGLGVALGEVAERLGLVVQLAVEVGRASEAAEATVYFALCEGLTNVAKYAPGARVRIEVTEAGGWVHGVVADDGPGGARVIPGGGLAGIDARVRALHGRTLVESEAGAGTRLRVSLPSA from the coding sequence GTGAAGCCCCGCGCGGCCCCGCTGCTGGTCGGGCCGCTCGCCGGACTGCTCGCGTTCGTCTGCGGCCTGCCCTACTGGCGTGAGCACGTGCCGGCGGCGCTGATGACCTGCCTCGGCTGCGCCGGGTTCGCCGCCGCCGGTGGCCTGTTGGCCGGGAGCGCCGACGGCCGTCGCCGGTCCGGGACCCTGCTCGTGACCGGCGCGTTCTGCGTGGCGCTGGCCTGGGTGGTGACCTGGAACAGCGGTATCTGGCCGCTGGTCTCGTTCCTCGCGCAGGGCTCGGCCTACGTGCTCTCGGGCGCGGCGGTGCTGCTCTACCCCGGGGGCCGGCTGACCGGGCGGGCCGAACGGGCGTGGGTGGTGTGCGCGGTCGTGGTCCTGATCGGCGGTCAGGTGGTCGTCGGTCTCGTGTCGCGTCCGGAGTGGAACGGCCTGCACCCCGACGTCGTGTGGCCGAACGTCGCGTCGCAACGCCGGGTCTTCGACCTGACCGTCGAGATCGTGATCGTCGCCCAGCTGTTGCTCGTCGTCTGGTACCTCGTGGTGCTCGTCCGCCGGGCCCGTCGCCTCTCCGAGCTGGAGCGCTCGGCGATGCTCCCGCTGCTGCTGGCCACCGGATTCTTCGGCGTGGGCGCCGCGGTGCTGACGACCGGTTCCGACGCGTGGACCGAGCTCGACGCGCTGCTCTCCTTCTACGTGGTGGTGAACCTCCTCGCGATGGCGGTGCCGCTGGCGGTGCTGTCCGGCGCACTGCGCGAGCGGTGGCGTGAGGTGGATGCGCCGCATCGGGTGGTGCGGATGACGTCGTCGACGTCGTCGGTGGGGTCGGTGCGTGATGCGTTGGCGGCGGCGTTGCGTGATCCGCGTCTTCGGTTGTTGTTCTGGGTGCCGGCGGAGCGGAGTTATGTGGATCGGTGGGGGCGGTTGGTGGGGGTTCCGCGGGCGGCGGCCGGGCGGTGGTGGGCGGAGGTGCGGGTGGAGGAGGGGCAGCCGTTGGCGTTGGTGGAGCTGGACGAGGGTTTGCGGGGGCGTGCGGGGGTGGTGGAGGCGGTCTTGCGGGCGGGTTCGCCGGCGTTGTTGACCGCGCAGTTGCAGGCGGTGGTGACCGCGCAGTTGGAGTTGGTGTTGGCGGCGCAGGCGCGGGTGGAGGAGCGGGGGCGCGCGGAGCGGTGTCGGTTGGAGGCGGATCTGCGGGAGGGGGCGCAGCGGCGGTTGGTGGGGTTGGTGTCGCGGTTGGAGGGGTTGGAGGGGTTGCCGGAGCCGGTGGGGTCGGTGGTGGTGTCGTGCCGGTCGGAGGTGGTGGGGGCGATCGCGGAGTTGGAGGCGTTGGCGCGGGGTTTGCATCCGTCGGTGTTGCGGGCGGAGGGGTTGGGGGTGGCGTTGGGTGAGGTGGCGGAGCGGTTGGGGTTGGTGGTGCAGCTGGCGGTGGAGGTCGGGCGTGCGTCCGAGGCGGCGGAGGCGACCGTGTACTTCGCGCTCTGCGAGGGCCTGACGAACGTCGCGAAGTACGCTCCCGGCGCGCGGGTGCGGATCGAGGTGACCGAGGCCGGCGGGTGGGTGCACGGGGTGGTGGCCGATGACGGCCCGGGTGGGGCGCGGGTGATCCCCGGGGGCGGGCTGGCCGGCATCGATGCCCGCGTCCGGGCGCTGCACGGACGCACGCTCGTCGAGAGCGAGGCCGGCGCGGGCACCCGGCTGCGGGTGAGCCTCCCCAGCGCCTGA
- a CDS encoding aldo/keto reductase family oxidoreductase encodes MAISTLPGGDWSLGDLRVSRFGYGAMQLAGPWVMGPPADHAGALAVLRAAVELGITHVDTSDAYGPHVTNRLIREALHPYPDSLHVVTKVGARRDARGGWPAARDPESLRRQVHENLDHLGLDVLDVVNLRLGDAQGPVAEPVAAAFATLVELQQQGLIRHLGVSNATPEQVAEARAVAPIVCVQNRYNLAHREDDDLIDALAADGVAYVPFFPLGGFSPLQSDALSAVADRLGSTPMSVALAWLLRRSPNVLLIPGTSSVAHLRENVTGAGLELSADDVAELDKIGR; translated from the coding sequence ATGGCGATTTCCACACTTCCCGGCGGCGACTGGTCGCTCGGCGATCTGCGCGTCTCCCGGTTCGGGTACGGCGCGATGCAACTGGCCGGACCGTGGGTCATGGGCCCGCCCGCCGACCACGCCGGCGCGCTCGCCGTGCTGCGCGCGGCGGTCGAGCTGGGCATCACCCACGTCGACACCAGCGACGCCTACGGCCCGCACGTCACCAACCGGCTGATCCGCGAGGCGCTGCACCCCTACCCGGATTCCCTGCACGTCGTGACCAAGGTCGGCGCCCGCCGCGACGCCCGGGGTGGCTGGCCGGCGGCCCGGGATCCCGAGAGCCTGCGCCGGCAGGTCCACGAGAACCTCGACCACCTGGGCCTGGACGTGCTCGACGTGGTCAACCTGCGGCTCGGCGACGCCCAGGGGCCGGTGGCCGAGCCGGTCGCGGCCGCGTTCGCGACGCTCGTCGAACTGCAGCAGCAGGGGTTGATCCGCCACCTCGGGGTGAGCAACGCGACCCCGGAGCAGGTCGCCGAGGCGCGGGCGGTCGCGCCGATCGTCTGCGTGCAGAACAGGTACAACCTCGCGCACCGCGAGGACGACGACCTGATCGACGCGCTCGCCGCCGACGGCGTCGCCTACGTGCCGTTCTTCCCGCTCGGCGGGTTCAGCCCGCTGCAGTCCGACGCGCTCTCGGCGGTCGCGGACCGGCTGGGGTCGACGCCGATGTCGGTCGCGCTGGCCTGGCTGCTGCGACGCTCGCCGAACGTCCTGCTGATCCCGGGCACCTCGTCGGTGGCCCACCTGCGTGAGAACGTGACCGGTGCGGGGCTCGAACTGTCCGCGGACGACGTCGCGGAACTGGACAAGATCGGGCGGTGA
- a CDS encoding citrate synthase, with amino-acid sequence MTDERKDDFVLQYGDESLPLPVREASEGSGGLDIAPLLKQTGKVTLDTGFVNTASCTSAITYIDGDAGILRYRGYPIEQLAEKSSFLEVSHLLIHGELPTEAELSRFTEDVKEHTLIREEMRRFFDGFPRDAHPMAVLSSGVSALSTFYQDSLDPFDKDQVEISTVRLLAKLPTIAAHSYKNSIGHPTLYPDNSLSYVENFQRMTFGLPTTPYEVNPLHSRVLDMLLVLHADHEQNCSTSTVRLVGSSQANMFASVSAGVNALFGPLHGGANEAVLSMLSKIDAEGGDVGSFVSAVKDKSAGTRLMGFGHRVYRNYDPRATIVKKAAREVIDAMPNPDPMLDIALQLEEIALSDDYFVERKLYPNVDFYTGLIYRAMGFPPRMFTVLFALGRLPGWIAQWREMINDPATKIGRPRQVYTGATERDYVALSDR; translated from the coding sequence ATGACCGATGAGCGCAAGGACGACTTCGTCCTGCAGTACGGGGACGAAAGCCTGCCGCTGCCGGTGCGCGAAGCCTCCGAGGGCTCCGGCGGCCTCGACATCGCGCCGCTGCTCAAGCAGACCGGCAAGGTCACCCTCGACACCGGTTTCGTGAACACGGCGTCGTGTACGTCGGCGATCACGTACATCGACGGCGACGCCGGCATTCTCCGCTACCGCGGTTACCCGATCGAACAGCTGGCCGAGAAATCGTCGTTCCTCGAGGTCTCGCACCTGCTCATCCACGGTGAGCTGCCGACCGAGGCGGAACTGAGCCGGTTCACCGAGGACGTCAAGGAGCACACGCTCATCCGCGAGGAGATGCGCCGCTTCTTCGACGGTTTCCCGCGCGACGCGCACCCGATGGCCGTGCTGTCCTCGGGCGTCAGCGCGCTCTCGACGTTCTACCAGGACAGCCTCGACCCGTTCGACAAGGACCAGGTCGAGATCTCCACGGTGCGGCTGCTCGCGAAGCTGCCCACGATCGCGGCCCACTCGTACAAGAACTCGATCGGGCACCCGACGCTCTACCCCGACAACTCGCTCTCGTACGTCGAGAACTTCCAGCGGATGACGTTCGGCCTGCCGACGACGCCGTACGAGGTCAACCCGCTGCACTCGCGAGTACTCGACATGCTGCTCGTGCTGCACGCCGACCACGAGCAGAACTGCTCCACCTCGACGGTGCGGCTGGTCGGTTCGAGCCAGGCGAACATGTTCGCGTCGGTGTCGGCCGGCGTGAACGCGCTGTTCGGGCCGCTGCACGGCGGGGCGAACGAGGCCGTGCTGAGCATGCTCAGCAAGATCGACGCCGAGGGCGGTGACGTCGGCTCGTTCGTCAGCGCGGTCAAGGACAAGTCGGCCGGTACCCGCCTGATGGGCTTCGGCCACCGCGTCTACCGCAACTACGACCCGCGGGCGACGATCGTCAAGAAGGCCGCGCGCGAGGTCATCGACGCGATGCCGAACCCGGACCCGATGCTGGACATCGCCCTGCAGCTCGAGGAGATCGCGCTGTCGGACGACTACTTCGTCGAGCGCAAGCTGTACCCGAACGTCGACTTCTACACCGGCCTGATCTACCGGGCGATGGGCTTCCCGCCGCGGATGTTCACGGTGCTGTTCGCCCTCGGCCGGCTGCCGGGCTGGATCGCGCAGTGGCGCGAGATGATCAACGACCCGGCGACCAAGATCGGCCGTCCCCGGCAGGTCTACACCGGCGCGACCGAACGCGACTACGTCGCGCTGTCCGACCGCTGA
- a CDS encoding VOC family protein produces MNFVSIRVITADVARLVGFYEKTTGLTATWATPEFATFTTGAATLAIGGERTVPVASPAANRSVIVEFLVDDVDALHGTLDDVEVVMPPTTMPWGNRSLLVRDPDGNLVNFFKP; encoded by the coding sequence ATGAACTTCGTTTCGATCCGTGTCATCACCGCCGACGTCGCCCGCCTCGTCGGCTTCTACGAGAAGACCACCGGGCTGACCGCCACCTGGGCCACGCCCGAGTTCGCCACGTTCACGACCGGCGCCGCGACGCTCGCGATCGGCGGTGAGCGCACCGTGCCGGTGGCGAGCCCGGCCGCGAACCGCTCGGTCATCGTCGAGTTCCTGGTCGACGACGTCGACGCGCTCCACGGCACGCTCGACGACGTCGAGGTGGTCATGCCGCCGACGACGATGCCGTGGGGCAACCGGTCGCTGCTGGTCCGCGATCCCGACGGCAACCTCGTCAACTTCTTCAAGCCCTGA
- the katG gene encoding catalase/peroxidase HPI, which yields MSSPDNAPSSAQGVGGCPVAHDSVTSHGSESENPAIDSPKPKTGGRPHTNRDWWPNSLDLTVLRAHSSKVNPLGEDFDYATEFAKLDVDALKRDITEVLTTSQDWWPADFGHYGGLMIRLSWHAAGTYRTGDGRGGAGDGGQRFAPLNSWPDNANLDKARRLLWPVKQKYGQKISWADLLVLAGNVALESMGFKTFGFGFGRADTWEPEEIIWGPEDAWLGDERYVSDSEMAEDVGATEMGLIYVNPEGPRGSADPIAAAHFIRETFGRMAMNDEETVALIAGGHTFGKTHGAGIADDHVGAEPEGAPIEAQGLGWLSTYESGKGKDTITSGLEVTWTDKPTQWSNRFFEILYGYEWELTTSPGGAKQYVAKTSDEIIPDPFDPNKKYRPTMLTTDLSLRMDPEYDKISRRFLENPDEFALAFAKAWYKLLHRDMGPVSRFLGPWVAEPQLWQDPVPAAEGQLVSDADVASLKATVLDSGLSVSELVRTAWASAASFRATDKRGGANGARLRLEPQRSWAVNEGTGAVIEKLESIASEFNAAGGARISVADLIVLAGNAAIEKAAKDAGVEVTVPFRPGRTDATQEQTDVESFAVLEPRADGFRNYLRPGEKVQPETLLVERAYLLNLTAPEMTVLVGGLRALGNNAGGSTHGVLTDRPGVLTNDFFANLLSPGTKWKASETEENAYDITDVTTGEVKWTATAVDLIFGSNSQLRALAEVYASEDARDKFVTDFVAAWVKVAELDRYDLA from the coding sequence ATGAGCTCCCCAGACAACGCTCCCTCCAGCGCGCAAGGCGTCGGGGGTTGCCCGGTCGCCCACGACTCGGTGACCTCCCACGGCAGTGAGAGCGAGAACCCGGCGATCGACTCGCCGAAGCCCAAGACCGGTGGCCGCCCGCACACCAACCGGGACTGGTGGCCCAACAGCCTCGACCTGACGGTGCTGCGCGCCCACTCGTCGAAGGTCAACCCGCTGGGCGAGGACTTCGACTACGCCACCGAGTTCGCCAAGCTCGACGTCGACGCGCTCAAGCGCGACATCACCGAGGTCCTCACCACGTCGCAGGACTGGTGGCCGGCCGACTTCGGTCACTACGGCGGCCTGATGATCCGCCTGAGCTGGCACGCCGCCGGCACGTACCGCACCGGTGACGGCCGCGGCGGCGCCGGCGACGGTGGCCAGCGGTTCGCGCCGCTGAACAGCTGGCCCGACAACGCCAACCTCGACAAGGCCCGCCGCTTGCTCTGGCCGGTCAAGCAGAAGTACGGCCAGAAGATCTCCTGGGCCGACCTGCTGGTGCTCGCCGGGAACGTCGCGCTGGAGTCGATGGGCTTCAAGACGTTCGGCTTCGGCTTCGGCCGCGCCGACACCTGGGAGCCCGAGGAGATCATCTGGGGCCCCGAGGACGCCTGGCTGGGTGACGAGCGCTACGTCTCGGACTCCGAGATGGCCGAGGACGTGGGCGCCACCGAGATGGGGCTGATCTACGTCAACCCCGAGGGCCCCCGCGGCAGCGCGGACCCGATCGCCGCGGCGCACTTCATCCGCGAGACGTTCGGCCGCATGGCGATGAACGACGAGGAGACCGTCGCCCTCATCGCCGGTGGTCACACGTTCGGCAAGACCCACGGCGCCGGCATCGCCGACGACCACGTGGGCGCCGAGCCCGAGGGCGCGCCGATCGAGGCCCAGGGCCTGGGCTGGCTCAGCACCTACGAGAGCGGCAAGGGCAAGGACACGATCACGTCCGGCCTCGAGGTCACCTGGACCGACAAGCCGACCCAGTGGAGCAACCGCTTCTTCGAGATCCTGTACGGCTACGAGTGGGAGCTCACCACGAGCCCCGGCGGCGCCAAGCAGTACGTGGCGAAGACGTCCGACGAGATCATCCCGGACCCGTTCGACCCGAACAAGAAGTACCGCCCGACGATGCTCACGACGGACCTGTCGCTGCGCATGGACCCGGAGTACGACAAGATCTCGCGTCGGTTCCTCGAGAACCCGGACGAGTTCGCGCTGGCGTTCGCCAAGGCCTGGTACAAGCTGCTGCACCGTGACATGGGTCCGGTCAGCCGCTTCCTGGGCCCCTGGGTCGCCGAGCCGCAGCTGTGGCAGGACCCGGTGCCGGCCGCCGAGGGCCAGCTGGTCAGCGACGCCGACGTGGCCTCGCTCAAGGCGACGGTGCTCGACTCCGGCCTGAGCGTCTCCGAACTGGTGCGGACGGCGTGGGCGTCGGCCGCGAGCTTCCGCGCCACCGACAAGCGCGGTGGCGCCAACGGGGCGCGCCTGCGCCTGGAGCCGCAGCGCAGCTGGGCCGTCAACGAGGGCACCGGCGCGGTGATCGAGAAGCTCGAGAGCATCGCGTCGGAGTTCAACGCCGCCGGTGGCGCGCGGATCTCGGTCGCCGACCTGATCGTCCTGGCCGGCAACGCCGCGATCGAGAAGGCCGCGAAGGACGCCGGTGTCGAGGTGACCGTGCCGTTCCGGCCGGGCCGCACCGACGCCACCCAGGAGCAGACCGACGTCGAGTCGTTCGCGGTGCTCGAGCCGCGGGCCGACGGTTTCCGCAACTACCTGCGTCCCGGCGAGAAGGTCCAGCCCGAGACGTTGCTCGTCGAGCGCGCGTACCTGCTGAACCTGACCGCGCCCGAGATGACCGTGCTGGTCGGTGGTCTGCGTGCGCTCGGCAACAACGCCGGTGGTTCGACGCACGGGGTCCTCACCGACCGTCCGGGCGTGCTCACCAACGACTTCTTCGCCAACCTGCTGTCGCCGGGGACGAAGTGGAAGGCGTCGGAGACCGAGGAGAACGCCTACGACATCACCGACGTCACCACCGGTGAGGTGAAGTGGACCGCCACCGCGGTCGACCTCATCTTCGGCTCGAACTCGCAGCTGCGTGCCCTCGCCGAGGTGTACGCGAGCGAGGACGCCCGCGACAAGTTCGTCACGGACTTCGTCGCCGCGTGGGTGAAGGTCGCCGAGCTCGACCGGTACGACCTGGCCTGA
- a CDS encoding cryptochrome/photolyase family protein — protein sequence MERRWLFADQLGPHFLDAPDQPVLLVESKGVFRRRVFHRQKAHLVLSALRHREAEGDDVRLVRAETYAEALTEPVSVCHPTSRAARAFVQRLDGVEMLPPRGFVTAPPDFVAWADGKKQLRLEDFYRFARRQHEVLMDGDEPAGGQWNYDADNREPPPRGTSTLDVPPPPEIREDAIDDEVRADLDRWQHDEGIEFVGNDGPRLFPVTRTEALARLRHFVEHRLAAFGPYEDAMLANDPLMAHSLLSAAINLGLLDPREVVERAERAYRSGAAPLAGVEGFTRQILGWRDFVWHLYWYFEPRYRTANALDARRELPKWFASLDADAVEARCLSDVLAGVRDRGWVHHIPRLMVLGNYAMQRGWRPGAVSDWFHRCFVDGYEWVMTANVIGMSQFADGGRMSTKPYAAGGAYINRMSDYCGGCRYDPKHRTGDDACPYTAGYWSFLARHEEALEGNHRMRQPLRGLRRLDDLDALVEQERARGSRAP from the coding sequence GTGGAGAGACGCTGGCTGTTCGCCGACCAGTTGGGGCCGCACTTCCTCGACGCGCCGGATCAGCCGGTGCTGCTCGTCGAGTCGAAGGGGGTGTTCCGGCGGCGGGTGTTCCACCGGCAGAAGGCCCACCTGGTGTTGTCGGCGCTGCGTCACCGGGAGGCCGAGGGCGACGACGTGCGCCTCGTCCGGGCCGAGACGTACGCGGAGGCGCTCACCGAGCCGGTCAGCGTGTGTCACCCGACCTCGCGGGCCGCCCGCGCGTTCGTCCAGCGGCTGGACGGGGTCGAGATGCTGCCACCGCGCGGGTTCGTCACCGCACCGCCGGACTTCGTGGCCTGGGCGGACGGGAAGAAGCAGCTGCGCCTCGAGGACTTCTACCGCTTCGCCAGGCGTCAGCACGAGGTGCTGATGGACGGGGACGAACCGGCCGGGGGGCAGTGGAACTACGACGCGGACAACCGCGAGCCGCCGCCGCGGGGCACCTCGACGCTCGACGTCCCGCCGCCGCCGGAGATCCGGGAAGACGCGATCGACGACGAGGTGCGTGCCGACCTCGACCGGTGGCAGCACGACGAGGGCATCGAGTTCGTCGGCAACGACGGGCCGCGGCTCTTCCCGGTGACCCGGACCGAGGCGCTGGCGCGGCTGCGTCACTTCGTCGAGCACCGGCTGGCCGCGTTCGGGCCCTACGAGGACGCGATGCTCGCGAACGACCCGCTGATGGCGCACAGCCTGCTCAGCGCGGCGATCAACCTGGGGTTGCTGGATCCGCGCGAGGTCGTCGAGCGGGCCGAGAGGGCCTACCGGTCCGGCGCCGCGCCGCTGGCCGGCGTGGAGGGCTTCACCAGGCAGATCCTCGGCTGGCGCGACTTCGTCTGGCACCTGTACTGGTACTTCGAGCCCCGCTACCGCACCGCGAACGCGCTCGACGCGCGCCGGGAGCTCCCGAAGTGGTTCGCCTCGCTGGACGCCGACGCGGTCGAGGCGCGCTGCCTGTCCGACGTGCTCGCCGGGGTGCGCGATCGCGGCTGGGTGCACCACATCCCCCGGCTGATGGTGCTGGGCAACTACGCGATGCAGCGCGGCTGGCGGCCCGGTGCGGTCTCCGACTGGTTCCACCGCTGCTTCGTCGACGGCTACGAGTGGGTGATGACCGCGAACGTCATCGGCATGAGCCAGTTCGCCGACGGCGGGCGGATGAGCACGAAGCCCTACGCGGCCGGCGGCGCCTACATCAACCGGATGAGCGACTACTGCGGGGGCTGCCGCTACGACCCGAAACACCGCACCGGCGACGACGCCTGCCCGTACACCGCCGGGTACTGGAGCTTCCTCGCGCGCCACGAGGAGGCGCTCGAGGGTAACCACCGGATGCGTCAGCCGCTGCGTGGGCTGCGCCGCCTCGACGACCTCGACGCGCTCGTCGAGCAAGAGCGGGCCCGCGGCTCGCGCGCGCCCTGA
- a CDS encoding TetR/AcrR family transcriptional regulator, translating to MPYDNRTRAAAARETRAAVLAAARESFLTSGYAATTIRGVAEVAGVSQETVYKRFGGKAGLLKSVYDIAMAGDDEDVPIAGRPQSLAVHRATTPRETTRAYAALARWLMERAGAVLRIVVPARGSTPELDAFMHTIDGERLIGTRMAVTAWDEHGWLRPGLGRDRAVDIVWTLNSPAVWLLLDERGWTGEDYERWLRETLDATVLS from the coding sequence ATGCCCTACGACAACCGCACGCGGGCCGCGGCCGCCCGCGAGACCCGCGCGGCCGTCCTCGCCGCCGCCCGCGAGTCCTTCCTGACCAGCGGTTACGCGGCCACCACGATCCGCGGGGTGGCCGAGGTCGCCGGCGTCTCCCAGGAGACCGTCTACAAGCGCTTCGGTGGCAAGGCCGGGCTGCTCAAGTCCGTCTACGACATCGCGATGGCCGGCGACGACGAGGACGTCCCGATCGCCGGGCGGCCGCAGTCGCTCGCCGTGCACCGCGCCACCACGCCGCGGGAGACCACCCGCGCCTACGCCGCGCTGGCCCGGTGGCTGATGGAGCGGGCCGGCGCGGTGCTGCGGATCGTCGTACCGGCGCGGGGGAGCACCCCCGAACTCGACGCGTTCATGCACACGATCGACGGGGAGCGGCTGATCGGCACCCGGATGGCGGTCACCGCCTGGGACGAACACGGCTGGCTGCGCCCCGGCCTCGGCCGCGACCGGGCGGTCGACATCGTGTGGACGCTCAACTCACCGGCGGTCTGGCTCCTGCTCGACGAACGCGGCTGGACCGGCGAGGACTACGAGCGCTGGTTGCGCGAGACCCTCGACGCGACCGTGCTGAGCTGA
- a CDS encoding ester cyclase: MPDVAERAIHLMMAGTLDDLREVVHPGATNREAVAEPPACRGTGPEAFWATALWLRTGFSELAFTVDESVVERDLVVTYGRMSGRQTGDFVVWTAAGAVERAFAPTGRRFEVRHAHFQRVRDGLVVEHWAVRDDQSMAMQLGWLPPSPLYLARCARATRRARRAASASPSVPAAAAAPATTRPA; this comes from the coding sequence ATGCCCGACGTGGCCGAACGCGCGATTCACCTGATGATGGCGGGAACCCTGGACGATCTCCGCGAGGTCGTGCACCCCGGGGCGACGAACCGCGAGGCGGTCGCGGAGCCGCCGGCCTGCCGGGGCACGGGGCCGGAGGCGTTCTGGGCCACCGCGCTCTGGTTGCGTACGGGCTTCAGTGAGCTGGCGTTCACGGTCGACGAGAGCGTCGTCGAACGCGACCTGGTGGTCACGTACGGCCGGATGTCGGGGCGCCAGACCGGGGATTTCGTGGTCTGGACCGCGGCCGGTGCGGTGGAGCGCGCGTTCGCGCCGACCGGGCGGCGGTTCGAGGTACGGCACGCGCATTTCCAGCGGGTGCGTGACGGCCTGGTCGTCGAGCACTGGGCCGTGCGTGACGACCAGTCGATGGCGATGCAGCTGGGCTGGCTCCCGCCGTCGCCGCTCTACCTCGCGCGCTGCGCCCGGGCGACCCGCCGCGCCCGCCGCGCCGCGTCCGCTTCCCCGTCCGTACCCGCGGCCGCGGCTGCGCCCGCCACGACACGGCCCGCCTGA
- a CDS encoding Fur family transcriptional regulator translates to MTPDFVAQLRTAELRVTRPRLAVLAALHDHPHVDTDSVFALVREELPTVSRQAVYDVLHALTAARLVRRIEPAGATARYESRVGDNHHHIVCRSCGTIADVDCAVGHAPCLTASDDHGFVVDEAEVVFWGVCPECSTRRSAQ, encoded by the coding sequence GTGACGCCCGACTTCGTAGCGCAGCTGCGGACGGCCGAGCTGCGCGTGACCCGTCCGCGTCTCGCGGTGCTGGCCGCGCTGCACGACCACCCGCACGTGGACACCGACTCCGTGTTCGCGCTGGTCCGGGAGGAACTGCCGACGGTCTCCCGGCAGGCGGTGTACGACGTGCTGCACGCGCTGACCGCCGCCCGGCTGGTGCGCCGGATCGAGCCGGCCGGTGCCACCGCCCGGTACGAGTCCCGGGTGGGCGACAACCACCACCACATCGTGTGCCGGTCCTGCGGCACGATCGCCGACGTCGACTGCGCCGTCGGCCATGCCCCCTGTCTCACTGCCTCGGACGACCATGGTTTTGTGGTGGATGAGGCGGAGGTCGTCTTTTGGGGTGTCTGCCCCGAATGCTCGACACGTCGTAGTGCTCAGTGA
- a CDS encoding Gfo/Idh/MocA family protein, with amino-acid sequence MTVRVGLVGAGPWATSFTGPLLAAGPGTSLAAVWARRPEAARTLGVPVAGSFDELLGTCDAVAFAVPPDVQAELAPRAAAAGKHLLLEKPVAFGLEAAERVAAAADEAGVVTQLMLTNRWSAAVPEFVERVRAAGPRVLRAEFVGSGAMPGSFFATPWRQPEAALQDVGPHVFDLLESAAGPARVVHARRAGAVTAVTFEHASGAVSSAVLSIATPGAHGPMKCEAITDAGRVELADPGAEPPATVQQRIAATFAEAVTSGKSPSPDVHRGVELQRLLAAAEAAL; translated from the coding sequence ATGACGGTGCGTGTCGGGCTGGTCGGAGCAGGTCCCTGGGCGACGAGTTTCACCGGGCCGCTGCTCGCGGCCGGGCCGGGCACCAGCCTGGCGGCGGTGTGGGCCCGCCGCCCCGAGGCCGCGCGGACGCTGGGGGTACCGGTGGCCGGCAGCTTCGACGAACTGCTCGGCACCTGCGACGCGGTGGCGTTCGCGGTCCCGCCGGACGTGCAGGCCGAGCTCGCGCCGCGCGCGGCCGCGGCCGGGAAGCACCTGTTGCTGGAGAAGCCGGTCGCGTTCGGCCTCGAGGCCGCCGAGCGCGTCGCGGCCGCCGCCGACGAGGCCGGGGTCGTCACCCAGCTGATGCTCACCAACCGCTGGTCGGCGGCCGTGCCGGAGTTCGTGGAGCGCGTGCGCGCGGCCGGCCCGCGGGTCCTGCGCGCCGAGTTCGTCGGCAGCGGCGCGATGCCCGGGTCGTTCTTCGCCACGCCCTGGCGGCAGCCCGAGGCCGCGCTCCAGGACGTCGGCCCGCACGTGTTCGACCTGCTCGAGTCGGCGGCGGGGCCGGCCAGGGTCGTGCACGCCCGGCGGGCGGGCGCGGTCACCGCGGTGACGTTCGAGCACGCGAGCGGCGCGGTCAGCTCCGCGGTGCTCTCGATTGCCACGCCGGGCGCGCACGGCCCCATGAAGTGCGAAGCGATCACCGACGCCGGGCGCGTCGAGCTCGCCGACCCCGGCGCGGAACCCCCGGCCACCGTGCAGCAGCGCATCGCCGCCACCTTCGCCGAGGCGGTCACCAGCGGGAAGAGCCCGTCGCCCGACGTCCACCGCGGTGTCGAGCTGCAGCGTCTGCTGGCCGCCGCCGAGGCCGCGCTCTGA